Sequence from the Helianthus annuus cultivar XRQ/B chromosome 13, HanXRQr2.0-SUNRISE, whole genome shotgun sequence genome:
CATGATAAATGATACGCGGACCACACTAGAGTATCTACATCGTATGTTCGCGAATCCTTAAAATTTGTCTTTTTGTCTGCCTCTTGGATCATGATGCCTGGATCAGATTCCGGGTATGGGTATCTACTTTTCTATGCTTGTGACTCATGGTTTATATATCGTTATCAGACTAAAGAAACGTCGGTCCTACATGAGCTTGGTCTCTGCTTGGCTCACGGCTTTTCTGATGGGAAGATCACAGTTCATACAAACAAGTCAGATGGTGGGTGGGACACCACACGGATCCCCCAGGCTCATCCAATTTGAGTCACATCGGTTTCATCGGCTCCGCCAATGGCTCCTTGGGCTCTGGTTGGATCTGGTACTTTTGAACCTGTACAAAAGCAGGCTTCTGGTGGGTGTGATAACACAGTTAAACTTTGGGGTATACTTTCTTCAAACTTtggtattatttttttttaatatttttatgtttgaTAAAGGATAATTACATGTTCAATTGATTTTTATATAGTTGATTTGATCAGTTTTTTGTTGTTTTCATATTTCCAGTAATGAATATCGATTTCGTACATTCATAGTAATTTGATGTGCCCTTTGTTTGACGTTAGCTGCAGTTTGAGCCTCTAAACTGGGTCGGTTTATCCagctcttttttattttttaatatttgtttGTTCTTGCCTTAATTATGGTAGTTCGCTTTATTCACTTATTAATGTTTGATTATTATTTGTCATCAGGTTGTCAACTTTGAAGCTTTCTTAGCCAAGGCTCACAATTAATTAGATTAGATAGATGTTGTAGCTTTTTTCATTGATTTAATCTTGGAGATTTTGGCACAGGTATTAGATACAACTGATGGCGAACCTTAGGGTCCACTTGGTACCGCATTAGTAGAAATTGCACACGCAACTAAAAATTTGTAAATATGTATATCCatgtataaaaaaaaacttttttcaaTAGTATCTTACTAAAGTGTATTAGGTTGTCAAGAAACTGGTTGCTTTTGAGCAAAGTGGTAGTATAGCGGAGTGCCTAATGGTTGTGACTTTCTTTGTCAAAAAGGGGGTGGCTTGATGTGCTTAGAATTTGACTACACTTCCCACT
This genomic interval carries:
- the LOC110897615 gene encoding uncharacterized protein LOC110897615, with amino-acid sequence MMVSSQAIESTSDEIVKLREEEPQLVELVKGLKKRRSYMSLVSAWLTAFLMGRSQFIQTSQMVGGTPHGSPRLIQFESHRFHRLRQWLLGLWLDLVLLNLYKSRLLVGVITQLNFGFCQLRRNAWEYRVIT